From Synergistaceae bacterium, one genomic window encodes:
- the lysS gene encoding lysine--tRNA ligase: MPEELFNAEDNEVVRQRKEKLQRLLTEEGYNPYVNETWDRRDTLESIREKFDYLQPEEEAKDSPIKTAGRVMTIRRQGKATFADLADENSRIQLYFQLNTVGEQEYNFLKKWVDTGDWLGIEGLPCRTRRGELTIMVTSYKLLSKAIRPLPEKWHGLTDTEIRYRQRYMDLIANPEVREVFRKRSKIISSFRETLESHGTLEVETPILSVLAGGANARPFKTFHNALGLDMYMRIAVELYLKRLVVGMMGRVYEIGRNFRNEGIDTMHNPEFTMMEVYWPYANYVDMMNLAEELIRNAAKSIGTLNIEWNGTKIDLSKPFNRITMREAVKEFAGVDIDAIKSDEEAREIARSKGLGSEMTGHESKFAVLNLLFEAFGEEKLIEPTFLLGHPTEISPLSKRDPENPDYTHRFELFMFGKEVANAFSELNDPIDQRERFEDQARKKAEGDDEAHVFDEDFINAIEAGLPPTGGMGIGMDRIVMFLTGARSIRDVILFPAMKPKA, encoded by the coding sequence GAAACATGGGACAGGCGCGACACTCTTGAGTCAATCCGCGAAAAATTTGACTATCTACAGCCTGAAGAAGAAGCTAAAGACTCACCCATTAAGACAGCGGGGCGGGTTATGACTATCAGAAGGCAGGGCAAAGCGACTTTTGCGGACTTAGCAGACGAGAATTCACGTATACAATTATATTTTCAGCTTAATACAGTGGGCGAACAAGAATATAATTTCCTTAAAAAATGGGTAGACACTGGCGACTGGCTCGGAATTGAGGGACTCCCCTGCAGGACTCGGCGCGGTGAACTCACAATCATGGTAACGAGTTATAAATTACTCAGTAAAGCAATTCGCCCGCTTCCTGAAAAATGGCATGGACTCACTGACACTGAAATAAGATATAGACAGCGTTATATGGACTTAATAGCAAATCCTGAAGTCCGGGAAGTCTTCAGAAAACGCTCTAAAATTATTTCGTCATTCAGAGAGACTCTAGAATCACACGGCACTCTTGAAGTTGAGACTCCTATTTTGTCAGTCTTAGCAGGCGGGGCAAATGCTAGACCGTTTAAAACTTTTCATAACGCGCTCGGACTCGATATGTATATGCGTATTGCTGTAGAGTTATATTTAAAGCGTCTAGTTGTCGGCATGATGGGAAGAGTCTACGAGATAGGCCGGAATTTCCGCAATGAAGGAATTGACACAATGCACAACCCCGAATTTACCATGATGGAAGTCTACTGGCCCTACGCTAATTATGTCGACATGATGAACTTGGCCGAAGAGTTAATCAGGAACGCCGCGAAATCTATAGGGACTCTTAATATCGAATGGAACGGGACAAAAATAGATCTCTCAAAACCTTTTAATCGTATAACAATGCGCGAGGCCGTGAAAGAATTCGCCGGAGTCGATATTGACGCAATTAAATCAGACGAGGAAGCAAGAGAAATAGCACGCTCTAAAGGACTCGGCTCGGAAATGACGGGACATGAAAGCAAGTTCGCAGTGTTGAATCTTTTATTTGAGGCATTCGGGGAAGAAAAATTAATAGAACCTACTTTCTTATTAGGCCACCCGACGGAAATATCGCCATTATCTAAGCGCGACCCGGAAAATCCTGATTACACACACAGATTTGAATTATTCATGTTCGGTAAAGAAGTTGCTAATGCATTCAGCGAGCTTAATGACCCTATTGACCAGCGCGAGAGATTCGAGGATCAGGCACGAAAGAAGGCAGAAGGCGATGACGAGGCTCATGTTTTCGACGAAGATTTTATTAACGCAATCGAGGCAGGACTCCCTCCCACCGGCGGAATGGGTATCGGAATGGACAGAATAGTAATGTTCTTGACCGGTGCGCGCTCAATAAGGGACGTTATTTTATTCCCTGCTATGAAGCCTAAAGCCTAA